From Chaetodon auriga isolate fChaAug3 chromosome 10, fChaAug3.hap1, whole genome shotgun sequence, a single genomic window includes:
- the LOC143327273 gene encoding cytosolic sulfotransferase 3-like isoform X1 — MSVDPDKKLDLRRAELFDFHGVPMTHFFTDTWEDVQNFQARPDDILIATYTKAGTTWISYILDLLYFGQTSSERQTSTPIYERVPFLEKTILPVGSGVDQANNLPTSPRLIKTHLPVQLVPKSFWEQNCRVVYVARNAKDNVVSYFHFDRMTMTQPEPGDWSSYLQRFMKGKMVFGSWYDHVNGWWKKKQAYSNLHYMFYEDMVEDTGREIDKLCSFLGLSPSVEEKKQITDGVQFDNMKKNDMVNYSTSTAMNFKISPFMRKGKVGDWKNHFTVAQNEEFDEDYKKKMKDPSLQFRTVI, encoded by the exons ATGTCTGTTGATCCGGACAAG aagCTGGATTTACGCCGAGCAGAACTGTTTGACTTCCATGGAGTTCCAATGACCCACTTTTTCACAGACACCTGGGAGGACGTTCAAAACTTTCAGGCCAGGCCAGATGACATACTTATTGCAACGTACACCAAAGCTG gAACCACATGGATCTCCTACATCCTTGACTTGCTGTACTTTGGTCAAACATCCTCAGAGCGTCAGACGTCTACCCCAATATATGAGAGAGTGCCTTTTTTAGAGAAGACCATCCTGCCTGTTGGATCAG GAGTTGACCAGGCAAACAACCTTCCCACTTCTCCACgactcattaaaacacatcttCCGGTTCAGCTTGTGCCAAAGTCCTTTTGGGAGCAAAACTGCAGG GTAGTCTACGTGGCCCGCAATGCCAAAGACAACGTGGTCtcttattttcactttgatCGCATGACCATGACCCAGCCAGAGCCTGGAGACTGGAGCAGCTACCTCCAAAGATTCATGAAGGGAAAGA TGGTGTTTGGATCCTGGTATGACCATGTGAACGGCTGGTGGAAGAAGAAACAGGCTTATTCTAACCTCCATTACATGTTCTATGAAGACATGGTTGAG GATACTGGACGGGAAATTGACAAACTCTGCTCCTTTCTTGGTTTGTCTCCttcagtggaggagaagaaacaaattACAGATGGAGTGCAGTTTGATAATATGAAAAAGAACGACATGGTCAACTATTCTACATCCACAGCTATGAATTTCAAAATTTCTCCTTTCATGAGAAAAG GGAAGGTCGGTGACTGGAAGAACCATTTCACTGTGGCCCAGAATGAAGAGTTTGATGAAGACtacaagaagaagatgaaggatcCTTCACTTCAGTTTCGCACTGTAATCTGA
- the LOC143327272 gene encoding cytosolic sulfotransferase 1-like — MSVDPDKKPELRRAELFDFHGVSMTNFFTDNWENVQNFQARPDDILIATYPKAGTTWISYILDLLYFGQTSSERQTSTPIYDRVPFLELIFPSVGSGVDQANNLTTSPRLIKTHLPIQFVPKSFWEQNCRMVYVARNAKDNMVSFFHFDRMTLTQPEPGDWSSYLQRFMKGKMLFGSWYDHVNGWWKKKQTYSNLHYMFFEDMVEDTGREIDKLCSFLGLSPSVEEKKQITGGVQFDNMKKNDMANYSTFPVMDFKISPFMRKGKVGDWKNHFTVAQNEEFDEDYKKKMKDPSLQFRTEI; from the exons ATGTCTGTTGATCCGGACAAG aagCCGGAATTACGCCGAGCAGAACTGTTTGACTTCCATGGAGTCTCAATGACCAACTTTTTCACAGACAACTGGGAGAACGTTCAGAACTTTCAGGCCAGGCCAGATGACATACTTATTGCAACGTACCCCAAAGCTG gAACCACATGGATCTCCTACATCCTTGACTTGCTGTACTTTGGTCAAACATCCTCAGAGCGTCAGACATCTACCCCAATATATGACAGAGTGCCTTTCTTGGAGTTGATATTCCCGTCTGTTGGATCAG GAGTTGACCAGGCAAACAACCTTACTACTTCTCCACGGCTCATTAAAACTCATCTTCCTATCCAGTTTGTGCCAAAGTCCTTTTGGGAGCAAAACTGCAGG ATGGTCTACGTGGCCCGCAATGCCAAAGACAACATGGtctctttttttcactttgatcGCATGACCCTGACCCAGCCAGAGCCTGGAGACTGGAGCAGCTACCTCCAAAGATTCATGAAGGGAAAGA TGCTGTTTGGATCCTGGTATGACCATGTGAACGGCTGgtggaagaagaaacagactTATTCTAACCTCCATTACATGTTCTTTGAAGACATGGTTGAG GATACTGGACGGGAAATCGACAAACTCTGCTCCTTTCTCGGTTTGTCTCCttcagtggaggagaagaaacaaattACAGGTGGAGTGCAGTTTGATAATATGAAAAAGAACGACATGGCCAACTATTCAACGTTTCCAGTTATGGATTTCAAAATATCTCCTTTCATGAGAAAAG GGAAGGTCGGTGACTGGAAGAACCATTTCACTGTGGCCCAGAATGAAGAGTTTGATGAAGACtacaagaagaagatgaaggatcCTTCACTTCAGTTTCGCACTGAAATCTGA
- the LOC143327269 gene encoding cytosolic sulfotransferase 3-like yields the protein MSVDPDKTDIPPRPELLDFHGVSMTHYFTDNWENVQNFQARPDDILIATFPKAGTTWVSYILDLLHFGQISPERQTSIPIYERVPFLEMMLPSVYIGVDLANNLPTSPRLIKTHLQVQLVPKSFWEQNCKVVYVARNAKDNMVSYFHFERMTQVQPEPGDWSSYLQRFMKGKMAFGPWYDHVNGWWKKKQAYSNLHYMFYEDMVEDTGREIDKLCSFLGLSPSVEEKKQITGGVQFDNMKKNDMTNYSTIPLMDFKISPFMRKGKVGDWKNHFTVAQNEEFDEDYKKKMKDPSLQFRTVI from the exons ATGTCAGTTGATCCAGACAAG ACGGATATTCCCCCTCGACCAGAACTGCTTGATTTCCATGGAGTCTCAATGACCCACTATTTCACCGACAACTGGGAGAACGTTCAAAACTTTCAGGCCAGGCCAGATGACATACTTATCGCAACATTCCCCAAAGCTG gaACCACATGGGTCTCCTACATCCTTGACCTGCTGCATTTTGGCCAGATATCCCCAGAGCGTCAGACATCCATCCCAATATATGAAAGAGTGCCTTTCTTGGAGATGATGTTGCCGTCTGTGTATATAG GAGTTGACCTGGCGAACAACCTTCCCACTTCTCCACGACTCATTAAAACTCACCTTCAGGTCCAGCTTGTGCCAAAGTCCTTTTGGGAGCAAAACTGCAAG GTAGTCTATGTGGCCCGCAATGCCAAAGACAACATGGTCTCTTATTTTCACTTTGAGCGCATGACCCAGGTTCAGCCAGAGCCTGGAGACTGGAGCAGCTACCTCCAAAGATTTATGAAGGGAAAGA TGGCGTTTGGACCCTGGTATGACCATGTGAACGGCTGGTGGAAGAAGAAACAGGCTTATTCTAACCTCCATTACATGTTCTATGAAGACATGGTTGAG GATACTGGACGGGAAATTGACAAACTCTGCTCCTTTCTCGGTTTGTCTCCttcagtggaggagaagaaacaaattACAGGTGGAGTGCAGTTTGATAATATGAAAAAGAACGACATGACCAACTATTCTACTATCCCACTTATGGATTTCAAAATTTCTCCTTTCATGAGAAAAG GGAAGGTCGGTGACTGGAAGAACCATTTCACTGTGGCCCAGAATGAAGAGTTTGATGAAGACtacaagaagaagatgaaggatcCTTCACTTCAGTTTCGCACTGTAATCTGA
- the LOC143327273 gene encoding cytosolic sulfotransferase 3-like isoform X2, with the protein MSVDPDKLDLRRAELFDFHGVPMTHFFTDTWEDVQNFQARPDDILIATYTKAGTTWISYILDLLYFGQTSSERQTSTPIYERVPFLEKTILPVGSGVDQANNLPTSPRLIKTHLPVQLVPKSFWEQNCRVVYVARNAKDNVVSYFHFDRMTMTQPEPGDWSSYLQRFMKGKMVFGSWYDHVNGWWKKKQAYSNLHYMFYEDMVEDTGREIDKLCSFLGLSPSVEEKKQITDGVQFDNMKKNDMVNYSTSTAMNFKISPFMRKGKVGDWKNHFTVAQNEEFDEDYKKKMKDPSLQFRTVI; encoded by the exons ATGTCTGTTGATCCGGACAAG CTGGATTTACGCCGAGCAGAACTGTTTGACTTCCATGGAGTTCCAATGACCCACTTTTTCACAGACACCTGGGAGGACGTTCAAAACTTTCAGGCCAGGCCAGATGACATACTTATTGCAACGTACACCAAAGCTG gAACCACATGGATCTCCTACATCCTTGACTTGCTGTACTTTGGTCAAACATCCTCAGAGCGTCAGACGTCTACCCCAATATATGAGAGAGTGCCTTTTTTAGAGAAGACCATCCTGCCTGTTGGATCAG GAGTTGACCAGGCAAACAACCTTCCCACTTCTCCACgactcattaaaacacatcttCCGGTTCAGCTTGTGCCAAAGTCCTTTTGGGAGCAAAACTGCAGG GTAGTCTACGTGGCCCGCAATGCCAAAGACAACGTGGTCtcttattttcactttgatCGCATGACCATGACCCAGCCAGAGCCTGGAGACTGGAGCAGCTACCTCCAAAGATTCATGAAGGGAAAGA TGGTGTTTGGATCCTGGTATGACCATGTGAACGGCTGGTGGAAGAAGAAACAGGCTTATTCTAACCTCCATTACATGTTCTATGAAGACATGGTTGAG GATACTGGACGGGAAATTGACAAACTCTGCTCCTTTCTTGGTTTGTCTCCttcagtggaggagaagaaacaaattACAGATGGAGTGCAGTTTGATAATATGAAAAAGAACGACATGGTCAACTATTCTACATCCACAGCTATGAATTTCAAAATTTCTCCTTTCATGAGAAAAG GGAAGGTCGGTGACTGGAAGAACCATTTCACTGTGGCCCAGAATGAAGAGTTTGATGAAGACtacaagaagaagatgaaggatcCTTCACTTCAGTTTCGCACTGTAATCTGA
- the LOC143327271 gene encoding cytosolic sulfotransferase 3-like, with protein sequence MSVDPDKTDIPPRPELFDFHGVSMTHYFTDNWENVQNFQARPDDILIATFPKAGTTWVSYILDLLHFGQISPERQTSIPINERVPFLEMMLPSVYIGVDLANNLATSPRLIKTHLPVQLVPKSFWEQNCKVVYVARNAKDNVVSYFHFERMTQVQPEPGDWSSYLQRFMKGKMAFGSWYDHVNGWWKKKQTYSKIHYMFFEDMVEDTGREIDKLCSFLGLSPSVEEKKQITGGVQFDNMKKNDMTNYSTIPLMDFKISPFMRKGKVGDWKNHFTVAQNEEFDEDYKKKMKDHSLQFRTVI encoded by the exons ATGTCAGTTGATCCAGACAAG ACGGATATTCCCCCTCGACCAGAACTGTTTGATTTCCATGGAGTCTCAATGACCCACTATTTCACAGACAACTGGGAGAACGTTCAAAACTTTCAGGCCAGGCCAGATGACATACTTATCGCAACATTCCCCAAGGCTG gaACCACATGGGTCTCCTACATCCTTGACCTGCTGCATTTTGGCCAGATATCCCCAGAGCGTCAGACATCCATCCCAATTAATGAAAGAGTGCCTTTCTTGGAGATGATGTTGCCATCTGTGTATATAG GAGTTGACCTGGCAAACAACCTTGCCACTTCTCCACGACTCATTAAAACTCACCTTCCGGTCCAGCTTGTGCCAAAGTCCTTTTGGGAGCAAAACTGCAAG GTAGTCTATGTGGCACGCAATGCCAAAGACAACGTGGTCTCTTATTTTCACTTTGAGCGCATGACCCAGGTTCAGCCAGAGCCTGGAGACTGGAGCAGCTACCTCCAAAGATTCATGAAGGGAAAGA TGGCGTTTGGATCCTGGTATGACCATGTGAACGGCTGgtggaagaagaaacagactTACTCAAAAATCCATTACATGTTCTTTGAAGACATGGTTGAG GATACTGGACGGGAAATAGACAAACTCTGCTCCTTTCTTGGTTTGTCTCCttcagtggaggagaagaaacaaattACAGGTGGAGTGCAGTTTGATAATATGAAAAAGAACGACATGACCAACTATTCTACTATCCCACTTATGGATTTCAAAATTTCTCCTTTCATGAGAAAAG GGAAGGTCGGTGACTGGAAGAACCATTTCACTGTGGCCCAGAATGAAGAGTTTGATGAAGACtacaagaagaagatgaaggatcATTCGCTTCAGTTTCGCACTGTAATCTGA
- the LOC143327270 gene encoding cytosolic sulfotransferase 3-like, which translates to MSVDPDKTDIPPRQELFDFHGVSMTHFFTDNWENVQNFQARPDDILIATYPKAGTTWVSYILDLLHFGQISPERQTSISIYDRVPMLEMMLPSVSIGVDLANNLATSPRLIKTHLPVQLVPKSFWEQNCRVVYVARNAKDNVVSFFHFDRMTLVQPEPGDWSSYLQRFMKGKMLFGSWYDHVNGWWKKKQAYSNLHYMFYEDMVEDIGREIDKLCSFVSLSPSVEEKKQITDGVQFDNMKKNDMVNHSTIPVMDFKISPFMRKGKVGDWKNHFTVAQNEEFDEDYKKKMKDPSLQFRTVI; encoded by the exons ATGTCAGTTGATCCAGACAAG acGGATATTCCCCCTCGACAAGAACTGTTTGATTTCCATGGAGTCTCAATGACCCACTTTTTCACAGACAACTGGGAGAACGTTCAAAACTTTCAGGCCAGGCCAGATGACATACTTATTGCAACATACCCCAAAGCTG GAACCACATGGGTCTCCTACATCCTTGACCTGCTGCATTTTGGCCAGATATCCCCAGAGCGTCAGACATCCATCTCAATATATGACAGAGTGCCTATGTTGGAGATGATGTTGCCGTCTGTGTCAATAG GAGTTGACCTGGCAAACAACCTTGCTACTTCTCCACGACTCATTAAAACTCACCTTCCGGTCCAGCTTGTGCCAAAGTCCTTTTGGGAGCAAAACTGCAGG GTAGTCTATGTGGCCCGCAATGCCAAAGACAACGTGGtctctttttttcactttgatcGCATGACCCTGGTTCAGCCAGAGCCTGGAGACTGGAGCAGCTACCTCCAAAGATTCATGAAGGGAAAGA TGTTGTTTGGATCCTGGTATGACCATGTGAACGGCTGGTGGAAGAAGAAACAGGCTTATTCTAACCTCCATTACATGTTCTATGAAGACATGGTTGAG GATATTGGACGGGAAATAGACAAACTCTGCTcctttgtcagtttgtctccttcagtggaggagaagaaacaaattACAGATGGAGTGCAGTTTGATAATATGAAAAAGAACGACATGGTCAACCATTCTACTATCCCAGTTATGGATTTCAAAATATCTCCTTTCATGAGAAAAG GGAAGGTCGGTGACTGGAAGAACCATTTCACTGTGGCCCAGAATGAAGAGTTTGATGAAGACtacaagaagaagatgaaggatcCTTCACTTCAGTTTCGCACTGTAATCTGA